In Amycolatopsis jiangsuensis, the following proteins share a genomic window:
- a CDS encoding LLM class F420-dependent oxidoreductase gives MTIELGRVGIFRVATQADGALAAEVEKLGYGALWLGGSPGGDLAIVEQLLDATERLVVATGIVNIWADAPDGIARAFHRINEKHPDRFLLGIGAGHPEATQEYKKPYAALVEYLDALDAAGVSKQSRVLAALGPKVLKLSGDRTAGAHPYLVTPEHTRSAREILGDGPLLAPEQKVVLDTDVERARTTGRGGASFYLQLSNYVANLRKLGFADEDLAGEGSDRLIDALALHGEASTIADGLRAHLDAGADHVIVQALGDDPFPAYRALAAELL, from the coding sequence ATGACTATCGAACTGGGCAGGGTCGGCATCTTCCGTGTCGCGACGCAGGCGGACGGCGCGCTCGCCGCCGAGGTGGAGAAACTCGGGTACGGCGCGCTCTGGCTGGGCGGTTCGCCGGGTGGGGACCTGGCGATCGTCGAGCAGCTGCTGGACGCCACCGAACGGCTCGTCGTCGCCACCGGCATCGTGAACATCTGGGCCGACGCGCCGGACGGCATCGCGCGGGCCTTCCACCGCATCAACGAGAAGCACCCGGACCGGTTCCTGCTCGGGATCGGCGCCGGGCATCCCGAGGCCACCCAGGAGTACAAGAAGCCCTACGCCGCGCTCGTCGAGTACCTGGACGCGCTGGACGCCGCCGGGGTGTCCAAGCAGTCGCGCGTGCTCGCCGCACTCGGCCCGAAGGTGCTGAAGCTCTCCGGGGACCGCACCGCGGGCGCGCACCCGTACCTGGTCACGCCGGAGCACACCCGTTCCGCGCGCGAGATCCTCGGCGACGGTCCGCTGCTCGCGCCGGAGCAGAAGGTCGTGCTGGACACCGACGTGGAACGCGCGCGGACCACCGGTCGCGGCGGCGCCTCGTTCTACCTCCAGCTGTCGAACTACGTGGCCAACCTGCGCAAACTCGGTTTCGCCGACGAGGACCTCGCCGGCGAGGGTAGTGACCGCCTGATCGACGCGCTCGCCCTGCACGGCGAAGCGAGCACGATCGCCGACGGCCTGCGCGCGCATCTGGACGCCGGCGCCGACCACGTGATCGTCCAGGCGCTGGGCGACGATCCGTTCCCGGCATACCGGGCGTTGGCGGCCGAGCTGCTCTGA
- the fbaA gene encoding class II fructose-bisphosphate aldolase: protein MPIATPEVYAEMLDRAKKNEFAFPAINVTSSETVNAAIRGFAEAESDGIIQFSTGGSEFASGQKVKDMVVGASALAEFAQVVAAKYDVNVALHTDHCPKDKLDGFVRPLLEISAERVKAGKNPLFQSHMWDGSAIDLDENLKIAQELLGKAAAAKIVLEVEIGVVGGEEDGVANDINEKLYTAEGDFVKTVDVLGSGDQGRYLLAATFGNVHGVYKPGNVQLRPDVLKRGQEVVSEKLGLPSGSKPFELVFHGGSGSLPEEIREAVSYGVVKMNVDTDTQYAFTRPVADHFFKNYDGVLKIDGEVGNKKVYDPRSYLKAAETGMAARVVEATQALGSAGNKLR, encoded by the coding sequence ATGCCCATCGCCACCCCCGAGGTCTATGCGGAGATGCTCGACCGGGCGAAGAAGAACGAGTTCGCCTTCCCGGCCATCAACGTGACCTCGTCGGAAACCGTGAACGCCGCGATCCGCGGGTTCGCCGAGGCGGAGAGCGACGGGATCATCCAGTTCTCCACCGGCGGCTCGGAGTTCGCCTCCGGGCAGAAGGTGAAGGACATGGTGGTCGGCGCGTCGGCGCTGGCCGAGTTCGCGCAGGTCGTGGCGGCGAAGTACGACGTCAACGTGGCGCTGCACACCGACCACTGCCCGAAAGACAAGCTGGACGGTTTCGTCCGGCCGCTGCTGGAGATCTCCGCGGAGCGGGTCAAGGCCGGGAAGAACCCGCTGTTCCAGTCGCACATGTGGGACGGCTCGGCGATCGACCTGGACGAGAACCTGAAGATCGCCCAGGAGCTGCTGGGCAAGGCGGCCGCCGCGAAGATCGTCCTCGAGGTCGAGATCGGTGTGGTCGGCGGCGAGGAGGACGGCGTCGCCAACGACATCAACGAGAAGCTCTACACCGCCGAGGGCGACTTCGTGAAGACGGTCGACGTGCTGGGCTCCGGTGACCAGGGCCGGTACCTGCTGGCCGCGACGTTCGGCAACGTGCACGGCGTGTACAAGCCGGGCAACGTCCAGCTGCGCCCGGACGTGCTCAAGCGCGGCCAGGAGGTCGTGTCGGAGAAGCTGGGCCTTCCGTCCGGCTCGAAGCCGTTCGAGCTGGTCTTCCACGGCGGCTCGGGCTCGCTGCCGGAGGAAATCCGCGAGGCGGTGTCCTACGGCGTGGTGAAGATGAACGTCGACACCGACACGCAGTACGCCTTCACCCGCCCGGTGGCCGACCACTTCTTCAAGAACTACGACGGCGTCCTGAAGATCGACGGCGAAGTGGGCAACAAGAAGGTCTACGACCCGCGCAGCTACCTGAAGGCCGCCGAAACCGGCATGGCGGCCCGCGTGGTGGAGGCGACGCAGGCCCTGGGCTCGGCGGGCAACAAGCTCCGCTGA
- a CDS encoding type II toxin-antitoxin system VapC family toxin produces MAERAERGVLDTCAYLDLALLDPETLPRHPELTSVTMAELHQGVAMAKDPVARAARTEQTGAAMVDFAPTLPFDNDAAARYGSLVALTVGRRRDPRSHRLDLMIAAIASVHELPLYTRNAADFAGLESMVDVVAL; encoded by the coding sequence GTGGCTGAACGTGCCGAACGAGGAGTGCTCGACACCTGCGCGTATCTCGACCTGGCCCTGCTCGATCCGGAAACCCTGCCCCGTCATCCCGAGCTGACCTCGGTCACGATGGCCGAACTGCACCAGGGTGTGGCCATGGCGAAAGATCCAGTCGCCCGGGCGGCGCGCACCGAGCAGACCGGTGCGGCCATGGTGGATTTCGCGCCGACGCTTCCGTTCGACAACGACGCGGCGGCTCGCTACGGCAGCCTGGTGGCTCTCACCGTCGGCCGTCGGCGGGATCCCCGGTCACACCGGCTGGACCTGATGATCGCTGCCATCGCGTCCGTGCACGAATTGCCGCTCTACACCCGCAACGCGGCGGATTTCGCCGGTCTGGAAAGCATGGTCGACGTGGTCGCACTCTGA
- a CDS encoding type II toxin-antitoxin system Phd/YefM family antitoxin: MNVISQREFRNNSASVMDAVAEGATFHVTRNGVEVAELRPVPRARRLSAEELVARHRRLPRVDPGELRRESLELFGAEHAGEDDPWTRERG; this comes from the coding sequence GTGAACGTCATCAGCCAGCGTGAATTCCGGAACAACTCCGCTTCGGTGATGGACGCGGTGGCGGAAGGTGCGACCTTTCACGTGACCCGCAACGGGGTGGAGGTCGCGGAGCTCCGGCCGGTTCCCCGGGCGCGTCGGCTGTCGGCCGAGGAACTGGTGGCCCGGCACCGGCGGCTGCCCCGGGTCGATCCGGGCGAGCTGCGACGGGAAAGCCTCGAGCTCTTCGGTGCGGAACACGCCGGTGAAGACGACCCGTGGACGCGTGAGCGTGGCTGA
- a CDS encoding DUF3151 domain-containing protein, protein MTHNLLGPDPTLLPEHTAAQAALDAGTDPSAVAAENPEFSAAWATLAERALSDGDTVTAYAYARTGYHRGLDQLRRAGWKGFGPVPWEHRPNQGFLRALAALGIAAGRIGETEEHERCRTFLAESDPAAAEATGLK, encoded by the coding sequence ATGACGCACAACCTGCTGGGCCCCGACCCGACGCTGCTGCCCGAGCACACCGCCGCACAGGCCGCACTGGACGCGGGCACCGACCCGTCGGCCGTCGCGGCCGAGAATCCGGAGTTCAGCGCGGCCTGGGCCACGCTCGCCGAGCGCGCGTTGTCCGATGGTGACACCGTCACCGCGTATGCCTACGCCCGTACCGGCTACCACCGCGGTCTCGACCAGTTGCGCCGCGCGGGCTGGAAGGGCTTCGGCCCGGTGCCCTGGGAGCACCGTCCGAACCAGGGTTTCCTCCGTGCCCTCGCCGCACTCGGCATCGCGGCCGGCCGGATCGGCGAGACCGAGGAACACGAGCGCTGCAGGACGTTCCTCGCCGAGTCCGACCCGGCCGCGGCGGAGGCGACCGGCCTGAAGTGA